The Methylorubrum populi genome contains a region encoding:
- a CDS encoding peptidoglycan DD-metalloendopeptidase family protein, producing MRRAVTAHPRRAPLPTALLTALAVAGVVGAPVRAQQGTPDPEAMRRTQEERDRRAQSLGQIEEALAASAGNRAALEAEIAAIGSDRTKLSAALLDAGRQARATEDRLNRLEERLRALTDSDAAIRKSLIARRAVIAEILAALQRMGRRPPPAVLVRPEDVLAAIRTSMLLGAVVPELRGEADTLAGDLAELVRVRGLIAADREALRKDLTGWAAERQRLDALIAARRSRQAEVESSLTAERQKSAELGSQAKSLKDLVDRMEGELSSARRAADEARAAAEREQRAVQEKFAAAGARDPARLAPKVRFAEARGELPRPASGTLARGFNQPDGQGGTTRGISLRTRAKAVVSSPADGWVSFAGPFRSYGRLLIINAGDGYYLLLAGMDRINVEVGQFVLAGEPVAVMGEGSGIPASTPPNGAQAASQRDDDRADPVLYVEFRKDGGSIDPEPWWARSSSEKVRG from the coding sequence ATGAGACGAGCGGTGACGGCTCACCCACGGCGCGCGCCCCTCCCGACCGCCCTGCTGACGGCCCTCGCCGTCGCGGGCGTCGTCGGCGCGCCGGTGCGTGCGCAGCAGGGCACGCCCGATCCGGAGGCGATGCGGCGCACGCAGGAGGAGCGCGACCGGCGCGCCCAGAGCCTCGGGCAGATCGAGGAGGCGCTCGCGGCGAGCGCCGGCAACCGCGCCGCGCTCGAAGCCGAGATCGCCGCGATCGGCTCGGACCGGACCAAGCTCAGCGCCGCCCTGCTCGATGCCGGGCGCCAGGCCCGGGCGACCGAGGATCGGCTGAACCGGCTGGAGGAGCGCCTGCGCGCGCTGACCGACAGCGACGCGGCGATCCGCAAGTCGCTGATCGCGCGCCGGGCGGTGATCGCCGAGATCCTGGCCGCGCTCCAGCGCATGGGCCGGCGCCCGCCCCCCGCGGTGCTGGTGCGGCCCGAGGACGTGCTCGCGGCGATCCGCACCTCGATGCTGCTCGGCGCCGTGGTGCCGGAACTGCGCGGCGAGGCGGACACGCTGGCGGGCGACCTCGCCGAACTGGTGCGCGTGCGCGGACTGATCGCCGCCGACCGCGAGGCCCTCAGGAAGGATCTCACCGGCTGGGCCGCCGAGCGCCAGCGCCTCGACGCCCTGATCGCGGCCCGCCGCAGCCGGCAGGCGGAGGTGGAATCCAGCCTCACCGCCGAGCGCCAGAAGAGCGCCGAACTCGGCAGCCAGGCCAAGTCGCTGAAGGATCTCGTCGACCGGATGGAGGGCGAGTTGTCGAGCGCCCGCCGCGCCGCCGACGAGGCCCGGGCCGCCGCGGAGCGGGAGCAGCGGGCGGTCCAGGAAAAGTTCGCGGCGGCCGGCGCCCGCGATCCGGCCCGGCTCGCGCCCAAGGTGAGGTTCGCCGAGGCCCGCGGCGAGCTGCCCAGGCCGGCGAGCGGCACCCTCGCGCGCGGCTTCAACCAGCCCGACGGCCAGGGCGGCACCACCCGCGGCATCTCGCTGCGGACGCGGGCCAAGGCCGTCGTGTCCTCTCCGGCGGACGGCTGGGTCTCGTTCGCCGGGCCCTTCCGGTCCTACGGCCGTCTCTTGATCATCAATGCGGGCGACGGCTACTATCTCTTGCTCGCGGGGATGGATCGGATCAACGTCGAGGTCGGCCAGTTCGTGCTGGCGGGCGAACCGGTGGCCGTGATGGGCGAGGGCAGCGGCATCCCGGCAAGCACGCCGCCGAACGGGGCGCAGGCTGCGTCACAGAGGGACGATGATCGCGCCGATCCCGTCCTGTACGTCGAGTTCAGGAAAGACGGCGGCTCCATCGATCCGGAGCCCTGGTGGGCGAGAAGTTCCAGCGAGAAGGTTCGCGGATAA
- a CDS encoding S41 family peptidase encodes MRKVSLVLLGAALGIGASALSTQTQLLSGTSAIAASAETYRQLSLFGDVFEKVRTDYVEKPDESKLIEAAVNGMLTSLDPHSSYMDAKAFRDMQTTTRGEFGGLGIEVTMEDGLIKVVSPIDDTPASKAGLLANDIITQIDDDQVQGLTLNQAVDKMRGPVNSTVKLKISRKESKDPIDVSLTRDIIKIRPVRSKVESNDVGYVRLTQFNEQTFDGLKTAIEKLQTDIGADKLKGYVLDLRNNPGGLLDQAVMVSDAFLDRGEIVSTRGRNPDETQRFSAKAGDLAKGKPIVVLVNGGAASASEIVAGALQDHKRATIMGTRSFGKGSVQSIIPLGGQGALRLTTARYYTPSGRSIQAKGIEPDQEVLQEVPDDLKGKDETKGEAGLKGHLKQKDVEERGGSSAYIPPDPAKDKQLIAAVDFLHGIQKGAANVTKPATQN; translated from the coding sequence ATGCGCAAAGTGTCCCTCGTGTTGCTCGGCGCGGCCCTCGGCATCGGCGCCTCGGCCCTGTCGACCCAGACCCAGCTCCTGTCCGGTACGAGCGCCATCGCGGCCTCGGCCGAGACCTACCGCCAGTTGAGCCTGTTCGGCGACGTGTTCGAGAAGGTGCGCACCGACTACGTCGAGAAGCCCGACGAGTCGAAGCTGATCGAGGCGGCCGTCAACGGCATGCTGACCTCGCTCGACCCGCATTCGAGCTACATGGACGCGAAGGCGTTTCGCGACATGCAGACGACGACGCGCGGCGAGTTCGGCGGCCTCGGCATCGAGGTCACCATGGAGGACGGCCTGATCAAGGTGGTCTCGCCGATCGACGACACGCCCGCCTCCAAGGCCGGCCTGCTCGCCAACGACATCATCACCCAGATCGACGACGATCAGGTCCAGGGTCTGACCCTGAATCAGGCCGTCGACAAGATGCGCGGGCCCGTGAACTCCACGGTGAAGCTGAAGATCTCCCGCAAGGAGTCGAAGGACCCGATCGACGTCTCGCTGACCCGCGACATCATCAAGATCCGCCCCGTGCGCTCGAAGGTCGAGAGCAACGACGTCGGCTACGTGCGCCTGACCCAGTTCAACGAGCAGACCTTCGACGGCCTCAAGACGGCGATCGAGAAGCTCCAGACCGACATCGGCGCCGACAAGCTCAAGGGCTACGTCCTCGATCTGCGCAACAACCCGGGCGGCCTGCTCGACCAGGCGGTGATGGTCTCCGACGCCTTCCTCGACCGGGGCGAGATCGTCTCGACCCGCGGCCGCAACCCGGACGAGACGCAGCGCTTCTCCGCCAAGGCCGGCGACCTCGCCAAGGGCAAGCCGATCGTCGTGCTGGTGAACGGCGGCGCGGCCTCGGCCTCCGAGATCGTGGCCGGCGCCCTTCAGGATCACAAGCGCGCGACGATCATGGGCACGCGCTCCTTCGGCAAGGGCTCGGTGCAGTCGATCATCCCGCTCGGCGGCCAGGGCGCCCTGCGCCTCACCACCGCGCGCTACTACACGCCGTCCGGCCGCTCGATCCAGGCCAAGGGCATCGAGCCGGATCAGGAGGTGCTGCAGGAGGTGCCCGACGATCTGAAGGGCAAGGACGAGACCAAGGGCGAGGCCGGCCTGAAGGGGCACTTGAAGCAGAAGGATGTCGAGGAGCGCGGCGGTTCCTCGGCCTACATCCCGCCGGACCCGGCCAAGGACAAGCAGCTCATCGCGGCGGTCGACTTCCTGCACGGCATCCAGAAGGGTGCGGCCAACGTGACGAAGCCCGCCACGCAGAACTGA
- a CDS encoding divergent polysaccharide deacetylase family protein, protein MSDAADDILTKPLGVGGKAVRARFALRPTPGAAAGAVSLALALLAAGVALTGDPRGGEPRASATIEIREPAAPAPRVAEAAPPTLPGPSQSAREVEQASGVSVVRPDGSTAPDAPVIIRVPNATQVKLNPAPDPRLTERGRHGPLPRIGEGRLRPLDVYARPEEPGTSPRIAVLVSGLGIGEAATLGAIARLPAAISLALSPYGGDLEKTAARAREAGHEILLQLPMEPFDYPDSDPGPQTLLAAARPGENLDRTAWAMSRFPGFVGVVNFMGAKLMSEAAALEPVLKELSARGLGFVDDGSFPGTPFAGVAARTKLPAARAGIVVDAVPRPDAIDAELARLETLARQKGFALASAGASPLTIDRLSRWSRDLEARGVRLVPVSASLRQAGGVAKLSSAAP, encoded by the coding sequence GTGAGCGACGCGGCCGACGACATCCTGACGAAGCCCCTCGGTGTCGGGGGCAAGGCGGTCCGCGCACGCTTCGCCCTGCGCCCGACGCCGGGCGCGGCGGCCGGCGCCGTCTCGCTGGCGCTCGCCCTCCTCGCCGCCGGCGTCGCGCTCACCGGCGATCCCCGCGGCGGCGAGCCCCGCGCGAGCGCGACGATCGAGATCCGCGAGCCCGCCGCGCCCGCTCCGCGCGTGGCCGAGGCTGCGCCGCCGACCCTTCCGGGCCCGTCGCAATCGGCGCGGGAGGTCGAGCAGGCCTCCGGCGTCAGCGTGGTCCGCCCCGACGGCTCGACCGCGCCCGACGCGCCGGTCATCATCCGCGTGCCGAACGCGACCCAGGTCAAGCTCAACCCGGCGCCCGACCCGCGCCTGACCGAGCGCGGGCGCCACGGCCCCCTGCCCCGCATCGGCGAGGGCCGGCTGCGGCCGCTCGACGTCTACGCCCGGCCGGAGGAGCCCGGCACCAGCCCGCGCATCGCCGTGCTGGTCTCGGGGCTCGGGATCGGCGAGGCCGCCACCCTGGGCGCCATCGCCCGGCTTCCCGCCGCGATCAGCCTCGCGCTCTCGCCCTACGGCGGCGATCTGGAGAAGACCGCCGCACGCGCCCGCGAGGCCGGCCACGAGATCCTGCTCCAGTTGCCGATGGAGCCGTTCGACTATCCCGACAGCGATCCCGGACCGCAGACCCTGCTCGCCGCCGCGCGGCCCGGGGAGAACCTCGACCGCACCGCCTGGGCGATGAGCCGGTTTCCCGGCTTCGTCGGCGTGGTGAACTTCATGGGCGCCAAGCTGATGAGCGAGGCCGCCGCCCTGGAGCCGGTCCTGAAGGAACTCTCCGCCCGCGGGCTCGGCTTCGTGGACGACGGAAGCTTTCCCGGCACGCCGTTCGCGGGGGTGGCGGCCAGGACCAAGCTGCCGGCCGCCCGCGCCGGGATCGTGGTCGATGCGGTCCCCCGGCCCGACGCCATCGACGCGGAACTCGCCCGCCTGGAGACGCTGGCGCGGCAGAAGGGTTTCGCGCTCGCCTCCGCCGGCGCCTCGCCGCTGACCATCGACCGTCTGTCCCGCTGGTCGCGGGATCTGGAGGCGCGCGGCGTGCGGCTGGTGCCGGTCTCCGCCTCCCTCCGGCAGGCGGGCGGCGTGGCGAAGCTGTCGAGCGCCGCGCCCTAA
- a CDS encoding methyl-accepting chemotaxis protein: MSLQSLPIRSKLVASFAVLTLFLVGLGTLGHFSTQAMREQALDIERNWLPSMRLLGEIDTAAARMNGVMLRHSQATDPQMVAAMERDFERFGKLVADRRAAYEPLIASPEERALYETYLRENAVFEAERRVVMDLSRQGRKAEAFTYYESNGLAPRRAMSAALEKLIAFNNEGAAHAMETGESVFRWARNLGFAVTALGLVFSILLALLIIRGVTRGIASVVAPMQALAAGDLSVAIPHRGRRTEIGSIADAVQIFKDGLIRMRGLEEESALARAGAEAQRKAAMHETADGFEHAVGGVVSLVSAAASQLQASAQGMTAAATRTAGQSVSVAAAAEEAAANVNTVAAAAEELGASVQEIGRQVGGSSMLAQAAVGEAARTAAHVRELSAAVAKIGDVVTMITTIAGQTNLLALNATIEAARAGEAGRGFAVVASEVKELANQTARATEEISAQIGRIQDTTGHAVTAIGSITGRIEEISAVAASIAAAVEQQGAATQEIVRNVSQAAMGAGEVTSNIAGVAQAAEESGANAAQVLAASSELSRQSAHLSGEVGRFLARVRAA; encoded by the coding sequence GTGTCGCTCCAATCCCTTCCCATCCGCAGCAAGCTGGTCGCGTCCTTCGCGGTGCTGACGCTCTTCCTCGTCGGCCTCGGGACACTCGGACATTTCAGTACCCAGGCCATGCGGGAGCAGGCGCTCGACATCGAGCGCAACTGGCTCCCCAGCATGCGCCTGCTCGGCGAGATCGACACGGCGGCGGCGCGGATGAACGGCGTGATGCTGCGGCACAGCCAAGCCACCGACCCGCAGATGGTGGCGGCCATGGAGCGGGACTTCGAGCGCTTCGGCAAGCTCGTGGCCGACAGGCGCGCGGCCTACGAGCCGCTGATCGCCTCCCCCGAGGAGCGGGCGCTCTACGAGACCTATCTGCGCGAGAACGCCGTGTTCGAGGCCGAGCGCAGGGTCGTGATGGACCTCTCGCGCCAGGGCCGGAAGGCCGAGGCCTTCACCTACTACGAGTCCAACGGCCTCGCCCCGCGCCGGGCGATGTCGGCCGCCCTGGAGAAGCTGATCGCCTTCAACAACGAGGGCGCCGCCCACGCGATGGAAACGGGCGAGTCGGTGTTCCGGTGGGCCCGCAACCTCGGCTTCGCGGTGACCGCCCTCGGGCTCGTTTTCTCGATCCTGCTGGCCCTGCTGATCATCCGCGGCGTGACCCGCGGCATCGCCTCGGTGGTCGCGCCGATGCAGGCGCTGGCCGCGGGCGATCTCTCCGTCGCGATCCCGCATCGGGGCCGGCGGACCGAGATCGGGTCGATCGCCGATGCGGTGCAGATCTTCAAGGACGGCCTGATCCGGATGCGCGGCCTGGAAGAGGAGAGCGCGCTGGCACGCGCCGGGGCCGAGGCCCAGCGCAAGGCGGCGATGCACGAGACGGCCGACGGCTTCGAGCACGCGGTCGGCGGCGTCGTCAGCCTCGTCTCGGCCGCCGCGAGTCAGTTGCAGGCCTCGGCGCAGGGCATGACCGCCGCCGCGACCCGCACCGCCGGCCAGTCGGTCAGCGTGGCGGCGGCGGCGGAGGAAGCCGCCGCCAACGTCAACACCGTCGCGGCGGCGGCCGAGGAACTCGGCGCCTCGGTGCAGGAGATCGGGCGGCAGGTCGGCGGCTCGTCGATGCTCGCCCAGGCCGCGGTCGGCGAGGCGGCGCGGACGGCCGCCCATGTGCGGGAACTGAGCGCGGCGGTCGCCAAGATCGGCGACGTGGTGACGATGATCACCACCATCGCCGGGCAGACCAATCTCCTGGCGCTGAACGCCACCATCGAGGCGGCCCGCGCCGGCGAGGCCGGACGGGGCTTCGCGGTGGTCGCGTCCGAGGTCAAGGAACTCGCCAACCAGACGGCCCGGGCGACCGAGGAGATCTCTGCTCAGATCGGCCGCATCCAGGACACCACCGGCCATGCCGTCACGGCCATCGGCAGCATCACCGGACGGATCGAGGAGATCAGCGCGGTGGCCGCCTCCATCGCGGCGGCGGTGGAGCAGCAGGGCGCGGCCACGCAGGAGATCGTGCGCAACGTCTCCCAGGCGGCGATGGGCGCGGGCGAGGTGACGAGCAACATCGCGGGCGTGGCCCAGGCCGCCGAGGAATCGGGCGCCAATGCCGCCCAGGTGCTCGCCGCCTCCTCGGAGCTGTCGCGCCAATCCGCGCATCTGAGCGGCGAGGTCGGCCGCTTCCTGGCGCGCGTGCGCGCCGCGTAA
- a CDS encoding RNA pyrophosphohydrolase has translation MTRPSDDLLRLPEGSPLPYRPCVGVALFGRDGRVFIGRRRREAGPEHVDGDRAWQMPQGGIDADEAPLDAALRELHEETNVPAEAVTLLGETRDWLAYDLPPEIMKQAWKGRYRGQRQKWFAFGLTGSEAAIDVDAPGGGRHKPEFDAWRWERLEALPDLIIPFKRPVYEGVVAAFSGLSGWHGATGEPARDPA, from the coding sequence ATGACCCGCCCCAGCGACGACCTCCTGCGCCTGCCCGAGGGCAGCCCGCTGCCCTACCGCCCCTGCGTGGGCGTCGCCCTGTTCGGCCGCGACGGCCGCGTCTTCATCGGGCGGCGCAGGCGCGAGGCGGGTCCCGAGCACGTCGACGGCGATCGGGCCTGGCAGATGCCGCAGGGCGGGATCGACGCCGACGAGGCCCCCCTCGACGCGGCCCTGCGCGAACTCCACGAGGAGACCAACGTGCCCGCCGAGGCGGTGACGCTGCTGGGCGAGACCCGCGACTGGCTCGCCTACGACCTGCCGCCGGAGATCATGAAGCAGGCCTGGAAGGGCCGCTACCGCGGCCAGCGCCAGAAATGGTTCGCCTTCGGCCTCACCGGCAGCGAGGCGGCGATCGACGTGGACGCCCCCGGCGGCGGCCGGCACAAGCCCGAGTTCGACGCGTGGCGCTGGGAACGGCTGGAGGCGCTGCCCGACCTCATCATCCCCTTCAAGCGCCCGGTCTACGAGGGCGTGGTCGCGGCCTTCTCGGGGCTGTCCGGCTGGCACGGGGCGACCGGCGAACCGGCGCGGGATCCGGCATGA
- a CDS encoding DUF2939 domain-containing protein: MRWWLVPLLAVVAWFAYTLTPFWSLYGFAAAVQAGDTAAVERRVNFRTLRLSLARQISAAVKADSTALDPRERQRIADAAAAFALPVMESALTPEAVIDLLDDGWPQGAELAAPADRHERRDGLRIPDLKRLLRYYLSSDMRGFRSVVVAVPPDRPRHEQFRLRLRLRDWGWRLVDIELSEDLRTRIGEKAAAGAARLRDKGSAPDRAAPDAAPPQSP; this comes from the coding sequence ATGCGGTGGTGGCTCGTTCCCCTTCTCGCCGTGGTGGCCTGGTTCGCCTACACGCTGACGCCGTTCTGGTCGCTCTACGGCTTCGCCGCCGCCGTCCAGGCCGGCGACACGGCGGCGGTGGAGCGGCGGGTCAACTTCCGCACGCTGCGCCTGTCGCTCGCCCGTCAGATCAGCGCCGCGGTGAAGGCCGACAGCACCGCGCTCGATCCGCGCGAGCGGCAGCGCATCGCCGACGCGGCGGCGGCCTTCGCGCTGCCGGTGATGGAATCGGCCCTGACGCCGGAGGCGGTGATCGATCTCCTCGACGACGGCTGGCCGCAGGGGGCCGAACTCGCTGCGCCCGCCGACCGGCACGAGCGGCGCGACGGGCTGCGCATCCCCGACCTGAAGCGGCTGCTGCGCTACTATCTCTCCTCCGACATGCGCGGCTTCCGCTCCGTGGTGGTCGCGGTCCCGCCGGACCGGCCCCGCCACGAACAGTTCCGCCTGCGCCTGCGCCTGCGCGACTGGGGCTGGCGCCTCGTCGATATCGAGCTGTCCGAGGATCTGCGCACCCGCATCGGCGAGAAAGCCGCCGCCGGGGCCGCGCGCCTGCGCGACAAGGGCTCCGCTCCGGACAGGGCGGCACCGGACGCGGCCCCTCCCCAGTCGCCCTGA
- a CDS encoding KUP/HAK/KT family potassium transporter — MSQPAAHDPDADVSASGPGRRLGAGLLVGTLGVVYGDIGTSPLYALKEAVRAASQGTEPSAAAVTGAVSLILWALILVVSLKYAVLILRADNRGEGGIVAMLALLGARHARPGSWQALLLVVGLVGAALLYGDGAITPAISVLSAIEGLKVDAPSLDRSVVPIALAILVALFLVQRQGAAFIGRIFGPVMLLWFVVLAAMGVGGILQAPQILSAVNPLRAVEFTAHAGLHVGFAMLGAAFLAVTGGEAMYADLGHFGARAIRVAWFALVLPALVIHYFGQGAILLVDPSAAENPFYRLAPTALHYPLIGLATLAAVIASQAVISGVFSLTRQSIQLGFLPPLRIVHTASDERGQIYVPTVNWILAAATLSAVLIFRSSDALAGAYGIAVSLLMAITTLLAGLVARKWGYALAAVLAVNGSFLLIDLIFLSANSVKLFEGGWFPLLLAGAVAFLMLTWRKGNACLEQARRALRRPEDRFLDGLRRDPPKTLPGSAIFLSSATEGVPLPMMRLVERLGALHARILIVTALFEETPTVPREERAEVTEITPDIRRVVLRYGFMQTASIPEGLDCAVGAGLLPREFAEDVTVFVGHETIVPVSDRRGMSDWREAVFAVMQNNAERTGVHFGVPARQVIEIGTEIEI; from the coding sequence TTGAGCCAGCCCGCCGCCCACGACCCCGACGCGGATGTTTCGGCCTCCGGGCCGGGGCGGCGCCTCGGGGCGGGCCTCCTCGTCGGCACCCTCGGCGTCGTCTACGGCGATATCGGCACCAGCCCGCTCTACGCCCTCAAGGAGGCGGTGCGCGCGGCGAGCCAGGGGACCGAGCCGAGCGCGGCCGCGGTGACCGGTGCCGTCTCGCTGATCCTGTGGGCGCTGATCCTCGTCGTCTCGCTGAAATACGCGGTGCTGATCCTGCGCGCCGACAACCGCGGCGAGGGCGGCATCGTCGCGATGCTGGCGCTGCTCGGCGCCCGCCACGCCCGGCCCGGCTCTTGGCAGGCGCTGCTGCTCGTCGTCGGACTCGTCGGCGCCGCCCTGCTCTACGGCGACGGGGCGATCACGCCCGCGATCTCGGTGCTCTCGGCGATCGAGGGCCTCAAGGTCGATGCCCCGAGCCTCGACCGCTCCGTGGTGCCGATCGCGCTCGCGATCCTCGTCGCGCTGTTCCTCGTTCAGCGCCAGGGGGCGGCCTTCATCGGCCGGATCTTCGGCCCGGTGATGCTGCTCTGGTTCGTCGTGCTGGCGGCGATGGGCGTGGGCGGCATCCTGCAGGCGCCGCAGATCCTGTCCGCGGTCAATCCGCTGCGCGCCGTGGAATTCACGGCCCATGCCGGCCTGCATGTCGGCTTCGCCATGCTCGGCGCCGCCTTCCTCGCGGTCACCGGCGGCGAGGCGATGTATGCCGATCTCGGGCATTTCGGGGCGCGGGCCATCCGGGTCGCGTGGTTCGCCCTGGTGCTGCCGGCGCTGGTGATCCACTATTTCGGGCAGGGCGCGATCCTGCTGGTCGATCCGTCCGCGGCCGAGAACCCGTTCTACCGCCTCGCGCCGACCGCCCTGCATTACCCGCTGATCGGGCTGGCGACGCTGGCCGCCGTCATCGCCTCGCAGGCGGTGATCTCGGGCGTGTTCTCGCTGACCCGGCAATCGATCCAGCTCGGCTTCCTGCCGCCGCTGCGCATCGTCCACACCGCCTCCGACGAGCGCGGACAGATCTACGTGCCGACCGTGAACTGGATCCTGGCCGCCGCCACCCTCTCGGCGGTGCTGATCTTCCGCTCCTCCGACGCCCTGGCGGGCGCCTACGGCATCGCCGTGTCGCTGCTGATGGCGATCACGACGCTGCTCGCCGGCCTCGTCGCCCGCAAATGGGGCTACGCGCTCGCCGCCGTGCTCGCCGTCAACGGGTCCTTCCTGCTGATCGACCTGATCTTCCTGTCCGCCAACAGCGTGAAGCTGTTCGAGGGCGGCTGGTTTCCGCTGCTGCTCGCGGGCGCCGTCGCCTTCCTGATGCTGACATGGCGCAAGGGCAATGCCTGTCTGGAGCAGGCACGCAGGGCCCTGCGCCGGCCGGAGGACCGCTTCCTGGACGGCCTGCGCCGGGATCCGCCGAAGACGCTGCCGGGCTCGGCGATCTTCCTGTCCTCGGCCACGGAGGGCGTTCCGCTGCCGATGATGCGCCTCGTCGAGCGTCTGGGCGCGCTGCACGCCCGCATCCTGATCGTCACCGCCCTGTTCGAGGAAACGCCGACGGTGCCGCGGGAGGAGCGCGCCGAGGTCACCGAGATCACCCCCGACATCCGCCGCGTGGTGCTGCGTTACGGCTTCATGCAGACGGCCTCGATCCCCGAGGGCCTGGACTGCGCCGTCGGCGCCGGCCTGCTGCCGCGGGAATTCGCCGAAGACGTCACGGTCTTCGTCGGCCACGAGACGATCGTCCCCGTCTCCGACCGGCGCGGCATGTCGGATTGGCGCGAGGCGGTGTTCGCGGTGATGCAGAACAACGCCGAGCGCACCGGCGTCCACTTCGGCGTGCCGGCCCGCCAGGTCATCGAGATCGGCACCGAGATCGAGATCTGA
- a CDS encoding pseudouridine synthase, translating to MKAVRLDRLLANLGYGSRREVEGLARAGRIRLEGQALTDASQRIPLDPDLPARMTVQGEGLDPLPGVCLMLHKPLGVTCSHKEAGALVHGLLPERWRRRDPAVSTVGRLDKETSGLLLMTDDGALLHRIISPKADVAKRYAVTLARPLQGDEAAILASGELMLEGEDKPLLPVEMEASDATRCTVTLHEGRYHQVRRMFAALGNHVDALHRDRVGGLTLPADLEAGAFRILGPGEIAAVFAG from the coding sequence GTGAAGGCGGTGCGGCTCGACCGGCTGCTCGCCAATCTCGGCTACGGCTCCCGCCGGGAGGTGGAGGGGCTGGCCCGCGCCGGCCGCATCCGCCTCGAAGGGCAGGCGCTGACGGACGCTTCGCAGCGCATCCCGCTCGATCCCGACCTGCCGGCCCGGATGACGGTCCAGGGCGAGGGGCTCGATCCGTTGCCGGGCGTCTGCCTGATGCTGCACAAGCCCCTCGGCGTCACCTGCTCGCACAAGGAGGCGGGGGCGCTGGTCCACGGCCTGCTGCCCGAGCGCTGGCGGCGACGCGATCCCGCCGTCTCGACGGTCGGGCGCCTCGACAAGGAGACCTCGGGCCTGCTGCTGATGACCGATGACGGCGCCCTGCTGCACCGGATCATCTCGCCCAAGGCCGACGTCGCCAAGCGCTACGCGGTGACGCTGGCCCGCCCGCTCCAGGGCGACGAGGCGGCGATCCTCGCCTCCGGCGAACTGATGCTGGAGGGCGAGGACAAGCCGCTGCTGCCGGTGGAGATGGAAGCCTCCGACGCGACCCGCTGCACCGTGACGCTGCACGAGGGCCGCTACCATCAGGTCCGGCGCATGTTCGCGGCGCTCGGCAACCATGTCGACGCGCTCCACCGCGACCGCGTCGGCGGCCTGACCCTGCCGGCCGATCTGGAGGCGGGGGCGTTCCGGATTCTGGGGCCGGGCGAGATCGCCGCCGTCTTCGCAGGGTGA
- a CDS encoding methyltransferase has protein sequence MLHPDSNIRALLYGLPPADLAEVPDGAAQVSPLIPGSARLEDVSEARLDAALLLAPPGTAERRYALALALRALRPGGRLVALAPKDKGGARLAKELRGFGCAVTDEARRHHRICTATRPEAPAGLDVAVAGGAPRHIDNLGLCTQPGLFSWDRLDPGTALLLRHLPTLSGRGADFGCGLGILARAVLKSEKVASLALVDIDRRAVEMARRNVGEARASVHWADLRGPEPALSGLDFVVTNPPFHDGGAEDQALGSIFMARAAAALRPGGTLHLVANAHLPYEAPLRAAFRTVTPGVTEGGYKLFEARK, from the coding sequence ATGCTCCACCCCGATTCAAACATCCGGGCCCTCCTCTACGGCCTCCCCCCGGCGGATCTCGCGGAGGTGCCCGACGGCGCCGCCCAGGTCTCGCCGCTGATCCCCGGCTCCGCGCGCCTGGAGGACGTCTCCGAGGCGCGCCTCGACGCCGCCCTGCTGCTGGCACCGCCCGGCACGGCCGAGCGCCGCTACGCCCTGGCCCTGGCGCTCCGGGCGCTGCGGCCCGGCGGTCGGCTGGTGGCGCTGGCGCCCAAGGACAAGGGCGGCGCGCGGCTCGCCAAGGAACTGCGCGGCTTCGGCTGCGCGGTCACCGACGAGGCGCGGCGCCATCACCGCATCTGCACCGCGACACGGCCCGAGGCGCCCGCCGGCCTTGATGTCGCCGTCGCGGGCGGCGCCCCGCGCCACATCGACAATCTCGGCCTCTGCACCCAGCCCGGCCTCTTCTCCTGGGACCGGCTCGATCCCGGCACCGCCCTGCTGCTGCGCCACCTGCCGACGCTCTCCGGGCGCGGGGCGGATTTCGGCTGCGGCCTCGGCATCCTGGCGCGCGCGGTGCTGAAATCCGAAAAGGTCGCCTCGCTCGCGCTGGTCGACATCGACCGCCGCGCCGTCGAGATGGCCCGGCGCAATGTGGGCGAGGCGCGCGCCAGCGTGCACTGGGCCGACTTGCGCGGGCCGGAGCCGGCCCTGTCGGGGCTCGACTTCGTCGTCACCAACCCGCCCTTCCACGACGGCGGCGCCGAGGATCAGGCGCTCGGCAGCATCTTCATGGCCCGCGCGGCGGCGGCCCTGCGGCCCGGCGGCACGCTGCATCTCGTGGCCAACGCCCACCTGCCCTACGAGGCGCCCCTGCGCGCCGCCTTCCGCACCGTCACGCCGGGCGTGACGGAAGGCGGCTACAAGCTGTTCGAGGCGCGCAAGTGA